One genomic window of Daphnia pulex isolate KAP4 chromosome 10, ASM2113471v1 includes the following:
- the LOC124204500 gene encoding uncharacterized protein LOC124204500 isoform X5 has protein sequence MRITVKVSTLFLLCCLLISGGQGRPHAQELPGHAISEDSNAKYEVYVPDGRGDMAQQLLTLPEIRTLLARQADSPADSDIISLEGGKRLMETVMLPAIPTSKVGVSDVISSVRSIMASEMAQHEQQHFQPEKVVVVQAQAPPADEVVVPVVASEAQTDIVLLPESTEVSPEESTPSVVDSALDSAVSYAVDQRQDHHHDEHHGDHHAAHHGDHHAAHHGEHHGEHHGEHHHHHHEHDHPAAVFEPLPKGSIGLLATNQAQDQELIDLTVSSNKIAWQVWNKSIKGRSVEDNQVFSPLALTSALGISFLGARGSSAEAIDNALGLDSLTSRNPHLHLQQVAKDFDLSEHFQFGQSHTVYVDEKRGKVQDVFKARLDTLYGATTTSNLTEARQLVARDNLQQVAQDDELRSPFGIVSTATLNVAWPSSTVSADQEEEYLQFLNLPSSAQVAAGRKLVAVPTIRTAGHFYAGYNAEMDATAVAVPLHAVREGEAPAWASSDALDQAGHLSLVLVMPGSSSKFSAGGSGLSSLEARLASQDDGWDHLLRQTKPHHLVVEMPKLFDSSRINLTESIQTADGGRLASLFDKKKADFSAISAAKPLYLSDVIQMARLNISSVATLAGGDEITGRSADAKKKVVAKPNNNNKSKEVNKAKPTKVQVTVKAPCQEAIEKAVADAMTAHIKTSDAGGYKKAGRMERATAEEAHPVQRLSFNRAFLYAVRHNPTGLLLMVGRYVHPEE, from the exons ATGAGGATTACCGTCAAAGTGAGCACTTTGTTCCTCTTGTGCTGCCTGCTGATCAGCGGCGGACAAGGCCGTCCCCATGCCCAAGAATTGCCCGGCCATGCCATCAg tGAGGACAGTAATGCCAAATATGAAGTTTACGTCCCGGACGGTCGTGGCGATATGGCCCAGCAACTGTTGACTCTTCCGGAGATCCGCACTCTGCTCGCCCGTCAGGCCGACAGTCCGGCCGACTCTGACATCATCTCCCTCGAAGGTGGCAAG cGCCTGATGGAAACGGTGATGCTGCCGGCCATCCCCACGTCCAAAGTGGGCGTGTCTGATGTCATTTCCAGCGTCAGGTCCATCATGGCCTCGGAGATGGCTCAGCACGAGCAACAACATTTCCAGCCGGAAaaggtcgtcgtcgttcaaGCGCAGGCCCCTCCAGCGG ATGAAGTTGTCGTTCCAGTTGTAGCCAGCGAAGCTCAAACCGATATCGTCCTGTTGCCGGAATCCACCGAAGTGTCGCCGGAAGAGTCGACTCCTTCCGTCGTCGATTCCGCACTGGACTCGGCCGTTTCTTACGCCGTTGATCAAAGACAAGATCATCACCACGACGAACATCACGGAGATCATCACGCTGCCCATCACGGGGACCATCACGCTGCCCATCACGGAGAGCATCACGGAGAACACCACGGTGagcaccatcaccaccaccacgagcACGACCATCCAGCTGCCGTTTTCGAGCCGTTACCCAAGGGTAGCATCGGTCTGTTGGCCACCAACCAGGCCCAGGATCAGGAGCTGATCGACTTGACCGTGTCCAGCAACAAGATCGCCTGGCAGGTGTGGAACAAGTCCATCAAGGGTCGATCTGTCGAGGACAATCAAGTCTTCTCCCCGCTGGCCCTGACGTCCGCCCTGGGCATCAGTTTCCTGGGCGCCAGGGGCTCTTCCGCCGAGGCTATCGACAACGCCCTCGGCCTGGACAGTCTGACCTCCCGCAATCCGCACCTGCACCTGCAGCAAGTGGCCAAGGACTTTGACCTGAGCGAGCACTTCCAGTTTGGCCAGTCGCACACGGTCTACGTCGACGAGAAGAGAGGCAAAGTCCAGGATGTTTTCAAGGCCCGACTGGACACTCTCTACggagccaccaccaccagcaactTGACAGAGGCCAGGCAATTGGTGGCCAGGGACAATCTCCAGCAAGTCGCCCAGGACGACGAACTCCGTTCGCCATTCGGAATCGTCTCCACCGCTACTCTCAAT GTGGCCTGGCCGAGTTCGACCGTCTCAGCCGACCAAGAGGAAGAGTACCTTCAATTCTTGAACTTGCCATCGTCGGCCCAAGTGGCTGCCGGACGCAAATTGGTCGCCGTTCCCACCATCCGCACGGCCGGACACTTTTACGCTGGATACAACGCGGAAATGGACGCCACCGCCGTTGCCGTTCCTCTGCACGCGGTCCGCGAAGGCGAGGCTCCTGCCTGGGCCTCTAGCGACGCCCTGGACCAGGCCGGACACCTCAGCCTCGTTTTGGTCATGCCCGGATCTTCCAGCAAATTCTCAGCCGGCGGATCGGGTCTGTCCTCGCTGGAAGCTCGTCTGGCCAGCCAAGATGACGGATGGGACCACCTGTTGCGTCAGACTAAGCCGCACCATCTCGTCGTGGAGATGCCGAAATTGTTCGACTCGAGCCGGATCAACTTGACGGAATCCATCCAGACGGCCGACGGCGGTCGTTTGGCTTCGCTGTTCGACAAGAAGAAGGCCGACTTTAGTGCCATTTCGGCCGCTAAGCCACTTTACCTGAGCGACGTCATCCAGATGGCCCGCCTCAACATTTCATCCGTCGCCACTCTGGCCGGAG GTGATGAAATCACTGGGCGAAGCGCCGATGCCAAGAAGAAGGTGGTTGCcaaacccaacaacaacaacaagtccaAGGAAGTTAACAAGGCCAAACCGACCAAAGTCCAGGTGACGGTCAAAGCTCCTTGCCAGGAGGCCATCGAAAAAGCCGTGGCGGACGCCATGACAGCCCACATCAAA ACTTCCGATGCTGGAGGATACAAGAAGGCCGGCAGGATGGAACGTGCCACAGCTGAAGAGGCTCACCCGGTGCAGCGCCTCAGTTTCAACCGGGCATTCCTCTACGCCGTCCGTCACAATCCCACCGGTCTCCTCCTCATGGTCGGCCGTTACGTCCATcctgaagaataa
- the LOC124204500 gene encoding uncharacterized protein LOC124204500 isoform X1, whose amino-acid sequence MRITVKVSTLFLLCCLLISGGQGRPHAQELPGHAISEDSNAKYEVYVPDGRGDMAQQLLTLPEIRTLLARQADSPADSDIISLEGGKRLMETVMLPAIPTSKVGVSDVISSVRSIMASEMAQHEQQHFQPEKVVVVQAQAPPADEVVVPVVASEAQTDIVLLPESTEVSPEESTPSVVDSALDSAVSYAVDQRQDHHHDEHHGDHHAAHHGDHHAAHHGEHHGEHHGEHHHHHHEHDHPAAVFEPLPKGSIGLLATNQAQDQELIDLTVSSNKIAWQVWNKSIKGRSVEDNQVFSPLALTSALGISFLGARGSSAEAIDNALGLDSLTSRNPHLHLQQVAKDFDLSEHFQFGQSHTVYVDEKRGKVQDVFKARLDTLYGATTTSNLTEARQLVARDNLQQVAQDDELRSPFGIVSTATLNVAWPSSTVSADQEEEYLQFLNLPSSAQVAAGRKLVAVPTIRTAGHFYAGYNAEMDATAVAVPLHAVREGEAPAWASSDALDQAGHLSLVLVMPGSSSKFSAGGSGLSSLEARLASQDDGWDHLLRQTKPHHLVVEMPKLFDSSRINLTESIQTADGGRLASLFDKKKADFSAISAAKPLYLSDVIQMARLNISSVATLAGGDEITGRSADAKKKVVAKPNNNNKSKEVNKAKPTKVQVTVKAPCQEAIEKAVADAMTAHIKKTQQQLNKAKPAAVAVKNPAPSIPKPAPKPAPKPAAKPAAKPAAKPAAKPAAKPAAKPAAIKPAAKPAAIKPVTSKPVAKPVAASLIKSPVAKPVAKPAAKPVAEPPVKPVVIKQSASAQNKPTSKPVVKQSTAKPTTRPTTKPTTRPTTRTATKPTARTTMKPTARTTVKSIVKSTVKPTTKPTTRTTTRPQVVQQKQSTTRPTTKPTTKPTTRTTTTRPNTRPRPIVQQQQTTKKPAATTKKPAATTKKPAAVSTSTKKPTTPSTAFTRPRPNVQQSTKKPVPSSTTKKQVSTTKKPVGTTKKPVTTTTVTPEPVGTTTTALPPAKRVTAKPKTAPKTPCPLLIHKQQQSAAVVVAKKPNNNKQTTKKVTTDNN is encoded by the exons ATGAGGATTACCGTCAAAGTGAGCACTTTGTTCCTCTTGTGCTGCCTGCTGATCAGCGGCGGACAAGGCCGTCCCCATGCCCAAGAATTGCCCGGCCATGCCATCAg tGAGGACAGTAATGCCAAATATGAAGTTTACGTCCCGGACGGTCGTGGCGATATGGCCCAGCAACTGTTGACTCTTCCGGAGATCCGCACTCTGCTCGCCCGTCAGGCCGACAGTCCGGCCGACTCTGACATCATCTCCCTCGAAGGTGGCAAG cGCCTGATGGAAACGGTGATGCTGCCGGCCATCCCCACGTCCAAAGTGGGCGTGTCTGATGTCATTTCCAGCGTCAGGTCCATCATGGCCTCGGAGATGGCTCAGCACGAGCAACAACATTTCCAGCCGGAAaaggtcgtcgtcgttcaaGCGCAGGCCCCTCCAGCGG ATGAAGTTGTCGTTCCAGTTGTAGCCAGCGAAGCTCAAACCGATATCGTCCTGTTGCCGGAATCCACCGAAGTGTCGCCGGAAGAGTCGACTCCTTCCGTCGTCGATTCCGCACTGGACTCGGCCGTTTCTTACGCCGTTGATCAAAGACAAGATCATCACCACGACGAACATCACGGAGATCATCACGCTGCCCATCACGGGGACCATCACGCTGCCCATCACGGAGAGCATCACGGAGAACACCACGGTGagcaccatcaccaccaccacgagcACGACCATCCAGCTGCCGTTTTCGAGCCGTTACCCAAGGGTAGCATCGGTCTGTTGGCCACCAACCAGGCCCAGGATCAGGAGCTGATCGACTTGACCGTGTCCAGCAACAAGATCGCCTGGCAGGTGTGGAACAAGTCCATCAAGGGTCGATCTGTCGAGGACAATCAAGTCTTCTCCCCGCTGGCCCTGACGTCCGCCCTGGGCATCAGTTTCCTGGGCGCCAGGGGCTCTTCCGCCGAGGCTATCGACAACGCCCTCGGCCTGGACAGTCTGACCTCCCGCAATCCGCACCTGCACCTGCAGCAAGTGGCCAAGGACTTTGACCTGAGCGAGCACTTCCAGTTTGGCCAGTCGCACACGGTCTACGTCGACGAGAAGAGAGGCAAAGTCCAGGATGTTTTCAAGGCCCGACTGGACACTCTCTACggagccaccaccaccagcaactTGACAGAGGCCAGGCAATTGGTGGCCAGGGACAATCTCCAGCAAGTCGCCCAGGACGACGAACTCCGTTCGCCATTCGGAATCGTCTCCACCGCTACTCTCAAT GTGGCCTGGCCGAGTTCGACCGTCTCAGCCGACCAAGAGGAAGAGTACCTTCAATTCTTGAACTTGCCATCGTCGGCCCAAGTGGCTGCCGGACGCAAATTGGTCGCCGTTCCCACCATCCGCACGGCCGGACACTTTTACGCTGGATACAACGCGGAAATGGACGCCACCGCCGTTGCCGTTCCTCTGCACGCGGTCCGCGAAGGCGAGGCTCCTGCCTGGGCCTCTAGCGACGCCCTGGACCAGGCCGGACACCTCAGCCTCGTTTTGGTCATGCCCGGATCTTCCAGCAAATTCTCAGCCGGCGGATCGGGTCTGTCCTCGCTGGAAGCTCGTCTGGCCAGCCAAGATGACGGATGGGACCACCTGTTGCGTCAGACTAAGCCGCACCATCTCGTCGTGGAGATGCCGAAATTGTTCGACTCGAGCCGGATCAACTTGACGGAATCCATCCAGACGGCCGACGGCGGTCGTTTGGCTTCGCTGTTCGACAAGAAGAAGGCCGACTTTAGTGCCATTTCGGCCGCTAAGCCACTTTACCTGAGCGACGTCATCCAGATGGCCCGCCTCAACATTTCATCCGTCGCCACTCTGGCCGGAG GTGATGAAATCACTGGGCGAAGCGCCGATGCCAAGAAGAAGGTGGTTGCcaaacccaacaacaacaacaagtccaAGGAAGTTAACAAGGCCAAACCGACCAAAGTCCAGGTGACGGTCAAAGCTCCTTGCCAGGAGGCCATCGAAAAAGCCGTGGCGGACGCCATGACAGCCCACATCAAA AAAACCCAACAACAACTGAACAAGGCCAAACCAGCTGCAGTGGCCGTGAAAAATCCCGCTCCTTCGATCCCCAAACCGGCGCCTAAACCGGCACCCAAACCTGCCGCTAAACCCGCCGCTAAACCCGCCGCTAAACCCGCCGCTAAGCCCGCCGCTAAGCCCGCTGCTAAACCCGCTGCGATTAAACCCGCCGCTAAACCCGCGGCGATTAAACCCGTGACCAGTAAACCTGTGGCCAAACCCGTGGCTGCCTCTTTGATCAAGAGTCCAGTTGCTAAACCTGTAGCCAAACCGGCAGCTAAACCAGTGGCTGAACCGCCGGTTAAGCCCGTCGTTATTAAGCAATCTGCCTCTGCACAGAATAAACCGACAAGTAAACCGGTGGTAAAACAATCGACCGCCAAACCCACGACCCGACCCACCACAAAACCCACGACCCGACCCACCACTCGAACCGCCACGAAACCCACCGCTCGAACCACAATGAAACCCACCGCACGAACCACCGTGAAATCCATCGTGAAATCCACCGTGAAACCCACCACGAAACCTACCACTCGAACTACTACACGACCCCAGGTTGTCCAGCAAAAACAGTCGACCACCCGACCTACCACCAAACCCACCACTAAACCTACTACCcgaaccaccaccacccgacCCAATACTAGGCCACGCCCCATtgtccagcaacagcagacgaCCAAAAAACCCGCAGCTACCACCAAGAAACCTGCGGCTACCAC CAAGAAACCGGCGGCTGTTAGCACATCAACCAAGAAACCTACTACACCTTCAACGGCTTTCACTCGACCCAGACCCAACGTCCAACAGTCGACCAAGAAACCCGTGCCTTCTTCTACCACCAAAAAACAGGTGTCTACCACCAAGAAGCCCGTGGGTACCACCAAGAAACCGGTAACGACTACCACCGTCACTCCAGAACCGGTGGGAACCACGACGACAGCGTTGCCCCCTGCCAAAAGGGTGACGGCTAAGCCAAAGACCGCGCCTAAAACCCCGTGCCCTCTCCTAATCCACAAACAACAGCAatcggctgctgttgttgttgccaaaaaacccaacaacaacaaacaaacgactAAAAAAGTGACGACAGATAATAACTGA
- the LOC124204500 gene encoding uncharacterized protein LOC124204500 isoform X3, which translates to MRITVKVSTLFLLCCLLISGGQGRPHAQELPGHAISEDSNAKYEVYVPDGRGDMAQQLLTLPEIRTLLARQADSPADSDIISLEGGKRLMETVMLPAIPTSKVGVSDVISSVRSIMASEMAQHEQQHFQPEKVVVVQAQAPPADEVVVPVVASEAQTDIVLLPESTEVSPEESTPSVVDSALDSAVSYAVDQRQDHHHDEHHGDHHAAHHGDHHAAHHGEHHGEHHGEHHHHHHEHDHPAAVFEPLPKGSIGLLATNQAQDQELIDLTVSSNKIAWQVWNKSIKGRSVEDNQVFSPLALTSALGISFLGARGSSAEAIDNALGLDSLTSRNPHLHLQQVAKDFDLSEHFQFGQSHTVYVDEKRGKVQDVFKARLDTLYGATTTSNLTEARQLVARDNLQQVAQDDELRSPFGIVSTATLNVAWPSSTVSADQEEEYLQFLNLPSSAQVAAGRKLVAVPTIRTAGHFYAGYNAEMDATAVAVPLHAVREGEAPAWASSDALDQAGHLSLVLVMPGSSSKFSAGGSGLSSLEARLASQDDGWDHLLRQTKPHHLVVEMPKLFDSSRINLTESIQTADGGRLASLFDKKKADFSAISAAKPLYLSDVIQMARLNISSVATLAGGDEITGRSADAKKKVVAKPNNNNKSKEVNKAKPTKVQVTVKAPCQEAIEKAVADAMTAHIKKTQQQLNKAKPAAVAVKNPAPSIPKPAPKPAPKPAAKPAAKPAAKPAAKPAAKPAAKPAAIKPAAKPAAIKPVTSKPVAKPVAASLIKSPVAKPVAKPAAKPVAEPPVKPVVIKQSASAQNKPTSKPVVKQSTAKPTTRPTTKPTTRPTTRTATKPTARTTMKPTARTTVKSIVKSTVKPTTKPTTRTTTRPQVVQQKQSTTRPTTKPTTKPTTRTTTTRPNTRPRPIVQQQQTTKKPAATTKKPAATTTTTAPEPAKRTTAKPKTTPKTPCPLLIHKQSTAEVKKPNNNKQTTKKTSDAGGYKKAGRMERATAEEAHPVQRLSFNRAFLYAVRHNPTGLLLMVGRYVHPEE; encoded by the exons ATGAGGATTACCGTCAAAGTGAGCACTTTGTTCCTCTTGTGCTGCCTGCTGATCAGCGGCGGACAAGGCCGTCCCCATGCCCAAGAATTGCCCGGCCATGCCATCAg tGAGGACAGTAATGCCAAATATGAAGTTTACGTCCCGGACGGTCGTGGCGATATGGCCCAGCAACTGTTGACTCTTCCGGAGATCCGCACTCTGCTCGCCCGTCAGGCCGACAGTCCGGCCGACTCTGACATCATCTCCCTCGAAGGTGGCAAG cGCCTGATGGAAACGGTGATGCTGCCGGCCATCCCCACGTCCAAAGTGGGCGTGTCTGATGTCATTTCCAGCGTCAGGTCCATCATGGCCTCGGAGATGGCTCAGCACGAGCAACAACATTTCCAGCCGGAAaaggtcgtcgtcgttcaaGCGCAGGCCCCTCCAGCGG ATGAAGTTGTCGTTCCAGTTGTAGCCAGCGAAGCTCAAACCGATATCGTCCTGTTGCCGGAATCCACCGAAGTGTCGCCGGAAGAGTCGACTCCTTCCGTCGTCGATTCCGCACTGGACTCGGCCGTTTCTTACGCCGTTGATCAAAGACAAGATCATCACCACGACGAACATCACGGAGATCATCACGCTGCCCATCACGGGGACCATCACGCTGCCCATCACGGAGAGCATCACGGAGAACACCACGGTGagcaccatcaccaccaccacgagcACGACCATCCAGCTGCCGTTTTCGAGCCGTTACCCAAGGGTAGCATCGGTCTGTTGGCCACCAACCAGGCCCAGGATCAGGAGCTGATCGACTTGACCGTGTCCAGCAACAAGATCGCCTGGCAGGTGTGGAACAAGTCCATCAAGGGTCGATCTGTCGAGGACAATCAAGTCTTCTCCCCGCTGGCCCTGACGTCCGCCCTGGGCATCAGTTTCCTGGGCGCCAGGGGCTCTTCCGCCGAGGCTATCGACAACGCCCTCGGCCTGGACAGTCTGACCTCCCGCAATCCGCACCTGCACCTGCAGCAAGTGGCCAAGGACTTTGACCTGAGCGAGCACTTCCAGTTTGGCCAGTCGCACACGGTCTACGTCGACGAGAAGAGAGGCAAAGTCCAGGATGTTTTCAAGGCCCGACTGGACACTCTCTACggagccaccaccaccagcaactTGACAGAGGCCAGGCAATTGGTGGCCAGGGACAATCTCCAGCAAGTCGCCCAGGACGACGAACTCCGTTCGCCATTCGGAATCGTCTCCACCGCTACTCTCAAT GTGGCCTGGCCGAGTTCGACCGTCTCAGCCGACCAAGAGGAAGAGTACCTTCAATTCTTGAACTTGCCATCGTCGGCCCAAGTGGCTGCCGGACGCAAATTGGTCGCCGTTCCCACCATCCGCACGGCCGGACACTTTTACGCTGGATACAACGCGGAAATGGACGCCACCGCCGTTGCCGTTCCTCTGCACGCGGTCCGCGAAGGCGAGGCTCCTGCCTGGGCCTCTAGCGACGCCCTGGACCAGGCCGGACACCTCAGCCTCGTTTTGGTCATGCCCGGATCTTCCAGCAAATTCTCAGCCGGCGGATCGGGTCTGTCCTCGCTGGAAGCTCGTCTGGCCAGCCAAGATGACGGATGGGACCACCTGTTGCGTCAGACTAAGCCGCACCATCTCGTCGTGGAGATGCCGAAATTGTTCGACTCGAGCCGGATCAACTTGACGGAATCCATCCAGACGGCCGACGGCGGTCGTTTGGCTTCGCTGTTCGACAAGAAGAAGGCCGACTTTAGTGCCATTTCGGCCGCTAAGCCACTTTACCTGAGCGACGTCATCCAGATGGCCCGCCTCAACATTTCATCCGTCGCCACTCTGGCCGGAG GTGATGAAATCACTGGGCGAAGCGCCGATGCCAAGAAGAAGGTGGTTGCcaaacccaacaacaacaacaagtccaAGGAAGTTAACAAGGCCAAACCGACCAAAGTCCAGGTGACGGTCAAAGCTCCTTGCCAGGAGGCCATCGAAAAAGCCGTGGCGGACGCCATGACAGCCCACATCAAA AAAACCCAACAACAACTGAACAAGGCCAAACCAGCTGCAGTGGCCGTGAAAAATCCCGCTCCTTCGATCCCCAAACCGGCGCCTAAACCGGCACCCAAACCTGCCGCTAAACCCGCCGCTAAACCCGCCGCTAAACCCGCCGCTAAGCCCGCCGCTAAGCCCGCTGCTAAACCCGCTGCGATTAAACCCGCCGCTAAACCCGCGGCGATTAAACCCGTGACCAGTAAACCTGTGGCCAAACCCGTGGCTGCCTCTTTGATCAAGAGTCCAGTTGCTAAACCTGTAGCCAAACCGGCAGCTAAACCAGTGGCTGAACCGCCGGTTAAGCCCGTCGTTATTAAGCAATCTGCCTCTGCACAGAATAAACCGACAAGTAAACCGGTGGTAAAACAATCGACCGCCAAACCCACGACCCGACCCACCACAAAACCCACGACCCGACCCACCACTCGAACCGCCACGAAACCCACCGCTCGAACCACAATGAAACCCACCGCACGAACCACCGTGAAATCCATCGTGAAATCCACCGTGAAACCCACCACGAAACCTACCACTCGAACTACTACACGACCCCAGGTTGTCCAGCAAAAACAGTCGACCACCCGACCTACCACCAAACCCACCACTAAACCTACTACCcgaaccaccaccacccgacCCAATACTAGGCCACGCCCCATtgtccagcaacagcagacgaCCAAAAAACCCGCAGCTACCACCAAGAAACCTGCGGCTACCACCACAACCACTGCTCCTGAGCCTGCCAAAAGGACTACGGCTAAGCCAAAGACCACGCCCAAAACCCCGTGCCCTCTCCTAATCCACAAACAATCGACTGCTGAGGTGAAAAAGcccaacaataacaaacagaCGACCAAAAAG ACTTCCGATGCTGGAGGATACAAGAAGGCCGGCAGGATGGAACGTGCCACAGCTGAAGAGGCTCACCCGGTGCAGCGCCTCAGTTTCAACCGGGCATTCCTCTACGCCGTCCGTCACAATCCCACCGGTCTCCTCCTCATGGTCGGCCGTTACGTCCATcctgaagaataa
- the LOC124204506 gene encoding THO complex subunit 3-like — MDAVKKPFRLISHDRRVQFGVGVDSVAEVICKARTLFNLGVDENIEVVLEEDGTRVMEDGFLLLLEGHTKLMILRNNTQWMQQPGTLEEVQRPVNVQNVKFNQVKRKITTADESGCYISRFHPKLPILAFAGYSKEVLLLKAESFGTPFSDWIQIYQFELHSQIPKQVSTLEWNSIGTQLAAGCTDGTIVVWSYPNGEVLFKIRDCSQFEVMVWSPFRPDMLASLDIDYNNVLIWSTSGEANNLFCTIDRYDQEITVITWVADNQVAVGFRSGLIEICEIIESLPARTHRVSQKFRQEGEIADLAWNEKLQLLAGASNRCAQIWSKSSAFPVHSVQFASTCNTLGWLPTVRTSGSIAPATNTIDKRTLICGLSNGVTVVWNPMENDVAKRQKILRENSYDSPIDTLSFSSDGRFLASMNEISRIVIWATETWTPISSCLLDATEQGDERPLMSWMYTDSNAVATYKLVGNTYNSGNEIQLLEGAVPNPTD, encoded by the exons ATGGACGCCGTGAAGAAACCCTTTAGACTAATAAGTCACGATCGACGAGTCCAATTTGGTGTTGGAGTCGATAGCGTTGCAGAAGTTATTTGTAAAG CTAGAACACTCTTCAACTTGGGTGTAGATGAAAATATTGAAGTAGTACTCGAGGAAGATGGAACCAGAGTAATGGAGGATGGATTTCTGTTACTGTTGGAAGGGCACACAAAGCTGATGATACTTAGAAACAACACACAGTGGATGCAACAACCAGGGACATTGGAAGAAGTACAGCGACCGGTTAATGTACAGAATG TTAAATTCAATCAAGTAAAGAGGAAAATAACCACTGCAGATGAAAGTGGGTGTTACATCAGCCGTTTCCACCCAAAGCTTCCTATTCTTGCCTTTGCTGGGTATTCAAAGGAAGTCTTATTGTTGAAAGCTGAAAGTTTTGGCACTCCATTTTCGGATTGGATTCAAATTTACCAATTTGAACTTCATTCTCAAATTCCGAAACAAGTTTCAACCTTAGAATGGAAT TCAATTGGGACTCAGTTGGCTGCTGGATGTACAGATGGTACTATTGTTGTTTGGAGCTATCCAAATGGAGAagttcttttcaaaattagaGATTGCAGTCAGTTTGAAGTCATGGTGTGGAGTCCATTTAGACCTGATATGCTTGCATCTCTTGATATT GATTATAATAATGTTTTGATATGGAGCACAAGCGGAGAAGCGAACAATCTTTTTTGCACAATTGATCGTTACGATCAAGAGATCACTGTAATAACATGGGTGGCTGATAACCAAGTTGCTGTCGGTTTTAGAAGtggtttaattgaaatttgcgAAATCATCGAAAGCCTACCTGCTCGTACCCACCGAGTTAGTCAGAAGTTCAGGCAGGAG ggggaaatagcTGACCTCGCATGGAATGAAAAGTTGCAGTTGTTGGCTGGGGCATCCAACAGATGCGCACAG ATTTGGTCTAAGAGCAGCGCATTTCCTGTCCACAGCGTGCAGTTTGCTTCCACTTGTAATACTTTGGGTTGGCTTCCTACCGTAAGAACCAGTGGCTCTATTGCACCTGCAACCAACACTATCGACAAAAGGACTTTGATTTG TGGATTAAGTAATGGAGTAACTGTCGTCTGGAATCCCATGGAAAACGACGTagcaaaaaggcaaaaaatcCTGAGGGAAAATTCCTATGATTCACCAATAGATACGCTCTCCTTCTCATCCGACGGTCGATTCTTAGCCTCAATGAATGAGATTTCGAGAATCGTTATCTGGGCAACTGAA ACTTGGACGCCTATTTCCAGCTGTCTACTTGATGCAACAGAGCAGGGGGATGAAAGGCCTCTCATGTCTTGGATGTACACGGACTCCAATGCAGTCGCCACTTACAAATTGGTTGGCAATACATATAACTCCGGAAATGAG ATCCAACTTCTTGAGGGCGCCGTACCTAACCCGACAGACTAA